The following are encoded together in the Thalassolituus oleivorans MIL-1 genome:
- the mqo gene encoding malate dehydrogenase (quinone): MTTQKVDVLLVGGGVMSATLGTLLSKLDPSLSIAMVERLDHVAHESTDGWNNAGTGHAGYCELNYTAENEHGVVDIERALSINANFEISLQLWSYLVERGELPSPSEFINTTPHMSFVWGEDNVAFLRQRHEKMSAHHLFKEMEFSDDPSVLKEWMPLVMAGRNPDEKVAATRVKHGSDVDFGSLTRNLVKQLQKHEKFSLLVNHEVDDFEHARDGSWFVRINDRKTKKATTVRAKFVFLGAGGGALPLLQESGIDEANGYGGFPVSGQWLVCKDPKIVSQHHAKVYGKAAIGAPPMSVPHLDTRIINGEPALLFGPFAGFTTKFLKKGSKLDLLKSVSISNMLPMMSVGINNMDLTKYLISEVRQSHSDRVASLRDYFPECKDSDWTLADAGQRVQIIKKDDQGRGKLEFGTELVASKDGSLAALLGASPGASVAVQAMIEVLERCFADKMKFGWDKRLKEMIPSYGQLLKRDPELLAVTRERTLRTLQLNQD; the protein is encoded by the coding sequence ATGACTACACAAAAAGTCGATGTGCTGCTCGTCGGCGGTGGCGTGATGAGTGCAACACTGGGGACTCTTCTCTCTAAGCTTGATCCTTCTCTCAGCATTGCGATGGTTGAACGACTCGACCATGTTGCACACGAAAGCACCGATGGCTGGAACAACGCAGGTACAGGTCACGCTGGCTACTGTGAACTCAACTACACCGCCGAAAATGAACATGGTGTAGTGGATATCGAACGCGCGTTAAGCATTAACGCCAACTTCGAAATCTCTTTGCAGCTCTGGAGTTATCTCGTTGAGCGTGGCGAGCTTCCATCCCCTTCAGAGTTTATTAACACAACGCCACATATGAGTTTTGTGTGGGGCGAAGACAACGTCGCATTTTTACGTCAGCGCCACGAAAAAATGAGCGCCCATCACCTTTTTAAAGAGATGGAATTTAGCGACGACCCGTCGGTTCTCAAAGAGTGGATGCCACTCGTCATGGCGGGACGCAATCCCGACGAAAAAGTAGCAGCCACACGAGTTAAGCATGGTTCCGATGTCGACTTCGGTTCGCTAACCCGCAACCTTGTTAAGCAACTGCAAAAGCATGAAAAATTCTCATTGTTAGTAAACCATGAAGTCGATGACTTCGAGCACGCCCGAGACGGCAGTTGGTTTGTTCGCATCAATGACCGCAAAACCAAAAAAGCCACTACGGTTCGCGCTAAATTTGTTTTCCTTGGTGCTGGCGGTGGCGCACTACCCTTGTTGCAAGAATCTGGTATAGACGAGGCCAATGGCTATGGTGGTTTCCCAGTCAGTGGTCAATGGCTAGTATGCAAAGATCCTAAGATCGTTAGCCAACATCACGCCAAAGTCTACGGCAAAGCAGCCATAGGGGCACCCCCAATGTCGGTGCCACACCTTGATACTCGTATTATCAATGGTGAACCGGCGTTACTGTTCGGACCATTTGCTGGCTTTACGACGAAGTTTTTGAAGAAGGGCTCGAAACTTGATCTTCTTAAATCCGTCAGTATCAGCAATATGTTGCCAATGATGTCGGTAGGCATTAATAACATGGACTTAACAAAGTACCTGATCAGCGAAGTCCGTCAGTCGCACAGCGATCGCGTTGCATCATTGCGCGATTACTTTCCAGAGTGCAAAGACAGCGACTGGACTCTTGCCGACGCTGGTCAGCGCGTGCAAATCATCAAGAAAGATGATCAAGGACGCGGTAAGTTAGAATTCGGGACTGAGCTGGTCGCCTCCAAAGACGGTTCATTAGCCGCACTGCTTGGCGCATCACCCGGCGCCTCAGTAGCCGTGCAAGCCATGATCGAAGTGCTTGAACGTTGTTTTGCCGACAAGATGAAGTTTGGCTGGGACAAACGCTTAAAAGAAATGATCCCATCCTATGGGCAATTACTGAAGCGCGACCCTGAGTTACTCGCAGTTACTCGAGAACGTACCCTGCGTACGTTGCAGCTAAACCAAGACTAA
- a CDS encoding BCCT family transporter: MTNSQRTITGAVLLPVFVPAVVITLLLILGTLSNPELAGEVFKSALAWVTETFGWFYMLATAVFLVFIICVGFSSWGNIRLGPDHAEPQYSFPAWFAMLFSAGYGIALLFFGVAEPVLHFSQPPNATAETVQAAREAMQIAYFHWGLHIWGIYGLMGLVLAYFAFRHGLPLSVRSALYPLIGDRIYGPIGHTVDVFAILGTLFGLATTLGLSVTQINAGLHYLWEDIPISTTVQITAIALITVAAIGSVVAGMDKGVKNLSILNMVLAVFLMGIVFLVGPSIHILDAFVQNTGAYLGNIVSRTFNLQAYTQSDWIGNWTLFIFAWTIAWAPFVGLFIAKISRGRTIRQFVFGVLVVPTTFTFLWFAIFGDTALYLIMEQGKQVLIGEVQADHAVALFEFYDLLPWSTFLSVITVFLIITFFVTSSDSGSLVVDSLASGGAHETPIWQRVFWASLEGVIASTLLLAGGLSALQTMSILAALPFAIIMLLAALGLWRALVIEGHRGATLVAAAAPVRAFSNETSWRKRLSALFKFPEQAKIEHFIKEVVTPAMEEVQKELAIHDWKANITAEDNGVTFQLERDEKLDFFYQVLATEHQVPDVHTDGTTLATHWQADVYIRNGALGYELYGCSRDEVIRDLIDQLEQYFNFVDAAPGHLPWNTVS; the protein is encoded by the coding sequence ATGACCAATTCACAACGAACGATAACGGGTGCAGTGCTGCTGCCGGTATTTGTTCCCGCTGTCGTTATCACACTGCTTTTGATCCTAGGCACGCTCAGTAATCCTGAACTTGCAGGGGAGGTATTTAAAAGTGCGCTTGCTTGGGTAACCGAAACCTTTGGCTGGTTTTACATGCTGGCCACCGCGGTTTTTCTCGTGTTTATCATCTGTGTTGGGTTTAGCAGTTGGGGCAATATCCGCTTGGGCCCCGACCACGCCGAACCGCAATATAGCTTTCCTGCATGGTTTGCCATGTTGTTCTCCGCAGGTTACGGCATAGCCTTGCTATTTTTTGGCGTTGCCGAGCCGGTACTACACTTTTCGCAGCCCCCGAATGCCACAGCCGAAACGGTACAAGCTGCCCGCGAAGCGATGCAGATAGCCTATTTTCATTGGGGTCTGCATATCTGGGGAATCTACGGCCTGATGGGTTTAGTGCTAGCCTATTTTGCCTTTCGCCATGGCTTGCCTTTATCTGTGCGCTCGGCCTTATACCCGCTGATTGGTGATCGGATTTATGGGCCGATTGGTCATACAGTCGATGTGTTTGCGATTTTAGGTACCTTATTCGGTTTGGCAACTACGTTAGGTTTATCGGTAACGCAGATTAATGCAGGCCTGCATTACCTGTGGGAAGACATACCAATAAGCACGACGGTTCAGATTACCGCCATTGCTCTAATTACTGTCGCCGCGATTGGCTCTGTAGTGGCAGGTATGGATAAAGGTGTTAAAAATCTATCCATATTGAATATGGTTTTGGCAGTATTTTTAATGGGCATTGTATTTCTTGTCGGCCCAAGTATTCATATTCTCGATGCGTTTGTGCAGAACACCGGCGCTTATCTTGGCAATATCGTCTCGCGTACCTTTAATCTACAGGCCTACACCCAAAGTGATTGGATCGGCAATTGGACCTTGTTTATTTTTGCTTGGACCATCGCATGGGCACCGTTTGTCGGTCTATTTATTGCGAAAATTAGTCGCGGTCGAACCATTCGCCAATTTGTGTTTGGCGTATTGGTTGTGCCGACGACCTTTACTTTTTTATGGTTCGCTATTTTTGGTGACACTGCGTTGTACCTGATCATGGAGCAAGGTAAGCAAGTATTGATCGGTGAGGTGCAAGCTGATCATGCTGTGGCCTTGTTCGAGTTTTATGATTTGTTGCCATGGTCGACTTTTTTATCGGTCATTACCGTTTTTCTAATTATTACCTTCTTTGTGACTTCATCTGATTCGGGCTCGTTGGTGGTTGATTCGTTGGCCTCGGGTGGAGCGCATGAAACCCCTATTTGGCAGCGGGTATTTTGGGCTTCGCTAGAAGGTGTAATTGCGTCGACATTATTATTGGCAGGCGGACTCAGCGCGTTACAAACGATGAGTATATTAGCGGCCTTGCCCTTTGCCATTATTATGTTGTTAGCGGCGCTTGGGTTATGGCGAGCATTGGTGATAGAAGGGCATCGCGGCGCTACATTGGTTGCTGCGGCTGCGCCGGTACGCGCGTTCAGTAATGAGACTAGTTGGCGTAAACGCTTAAGTGCTCTGTTTAAATTTCCTGAGCAAGCCAAGATCGAACATTTTATTAAAGAAGTGGTGACACCAGCCATGGAGGAAGTGCAAAAAGAACTGGCGATTCATGATTGGAAAGCCAATATCACTGCTGAAGATAATGGCGTAACGTTTCAGCTAGAGCGCGATGAGAAATTGGATTTCTTTTACCAAGTGCTCGCAACGGAACACCAAGTGCCCGACGTACATACCGATGGCACAACACTCGCGACGCATTGGCAGGCAGATGTTTATATTCGCAATGGTGCACTCGGTTATGAACTGTACGGTTGCAGCCGCGATGAAGTGATTCGCGATCTTATTGATCAGCTCGAACAGTACTTTAACTTTGTTGATGCCGCTCCTGGACATTTGCCCTGGAATACCGTGTCGTAG
- the gtfA gene encoding sucrose phosphorylase: MALTNSVQLICYPDRLGNNLSDLYGILEKHLTEAVGGVHILPFYPSNADGGFSPLTHKEVDPRYGTWADIERIAAKYDICADLTVNHISDESPEFLDFIEKGDASKYGDLFVRVGRMGEITPDDMAKIHIRKEKEPFRDVTFGDGTTDRVWCTFTEKQIDLNYEADITYELMESYIAFLASKGVKLFRLDAFGYTTKRIGSTCFLVEPEVYRILDWVNSVAQRHGCECLPEVHDHTSYQYAIARRNMHPYGFALPPLLLFSLLDANSVHLKNWLRMCPRNMITVLDTHDGICIPDVEGVLPNDCITALIDNLQSRSADPILRRSAANIHSVGAIYQITCTFYDALMQNDDAYIAARAIQFFTPGIPQVYYVGWLAGENDNELMESSGELRDINRHYYSLDEVDAAVEKPVVKRLTKLMEFRTQYPAFDGHFELNSSNDTSICMAWRHGEYYCRIFVDLNFKTTTLTYLETEHLTEVTITC; encoded by the coding sequence ATGGCATTGACCAACTCGGTGCAACTAATTTGCTACCCAGACCGCTTAGGCAATAACTTGAGTGATCTTTACGGTATTTTAGAGAAACATCTCACTGAAGCCGTTGGCGGCGTTCATATTTTACCTTTCTATCCATCGAACGCTGATGGTGGATTCTCACCGCTGACTCATAAAGAAGTTGATCCACGTTATGGTACGTGGGCTGATATAGAACGTATTGCCGCTAAATATGATATTTGCGCTGACTTAACGGTGAATCATATTTCGGATGAATCCCCTGAATTTTTAGACTTTATCGAGAAGGGTGACGCCTCCAAATATGGCGACTTGTTTGTACGAGTTGGGCGTATGGGCGAGATTACGCCAGACGACATGGCGAAAATTCATATTCGCAAAGAAAAAGAACCATTCCGCGATGTCACTTTTGGCGACGGTACGACCGATCGTGTTTGGTGTACCTTTACCGAGAAGCAAATTGATTTAAATTACGAAGCCGATATAACCTACGAATTAATGGAAAGTTACATCGCCTTTTTGGCGAGTAAAGGCGTAAAATTATTTCGGTTGGATGCATTTGGCTACACCACTAAGCGTATTGGATCGACGTGTTTTTTAGTTGAACCAGAAGTGTATCGAATTCTTGATTGGGTTAATTCGGTAGCGCAAAGGCATGGATGTGAGTGCCTCCCCGAAGTACATGATCACACTAGCTACCAATATGCGATAGCACGCCGAAATATGCACCCTTATGGATTTGCGTTGCCCCCTCTGCTGTTATTCTCCTTGTTAGATGCCAATAGCGTTCATCTTAAAAATTGGCTGCGTATGTGTCCTCGTAACATGATTACGGTGTTAGACACTCATGATGGAATTTGCATTCCTGATGTCGAAGGTGTTCTACCTAATGATTGCATTACAGCATTAATCGATAATTTACAGTCACGCAGTGCAGATCCGATTCTACGTCGCTCGGCAGCGAATATTCATAGTGTGGGTGCTATCTATCAAATTACCTGCACATTTTATGATGCTTTGATGCAAAACGATGACGCCTACATTGCTGCTCGTGCAATACAGTTTTTTACGCCAGGAATTCCGCAGGTTTATTACGTTGGGTGGCTTGCTGGCGAAAATGATAATGAATTAATGGAAAGTAGCGGTGAGTTGCGTGATATTAATCGCCATTATTATTCGTTGGATGAGGTTGACGCTGCCGTAGAAAAGCCGGTGGTGAAACGTCTGACCAAATTAATGGAGTTTCGTACACAGTATCCCGCCTTTGATGGCCACTTTGAGCTAAATTCTTCAAACGACACGAGTATTTGCATGGCGTGGCGTCACGGCGAATATTATTGCCGTATCTTTGTCGATTTGAACTTTAAAACCACCACGTTGACGTATCTGGAAACAGAACATTTAACGGAAGTCACTATTACCTGCTGA
- a CDS encoding MFS transporter yields MLQLIAPIGSLLTGVSLLLLGSGLLNTLLAIRGGAAGYDSSTMGLIMSGYFVGFFVGTFIALPMIRRVGHIRVFALCAAVASVSVMLHQLIINPWVWVGLRVLTGISLVILYTVIESWLNAQTPANQRGKVFAVYMVVNLAALTLAQQLMRFDSAESYILFALASMLVTLSLVPVAWTRLTPPEVQTVKRLRIPFLWRIAPVAVAASLLSGLAMGAFWGMGAVYAGKVGLDDAGIASFMSAGILGGALLQYPLGRYSDSSDRRKVIAITCAFAALAALLLIPAGFNSTTLLFAIALYGGLAFAIYPVAVAHLIDHLDGPDIIAGGSAVLLLHGIGAAIGPALAGQLMTVTGPSALPVYFCFMQLLLAGFAIWKINARNEDEYEHPAQFVAMVRTTPTALEMYPDESEAVSEVDDSLSSQARENAA; encoded by the coding sequence ATGTTACAACTCATTGCGCCCATCGGCTCATTGCTGACGGGTGTATCGTTATTATTACTTGGTAGTGGCTTGTTAAATACCTTATTAGCGATACGTGGAGGGGCAGCAGGGTACGATTCCAGCACGATGGGCCTAATAATGTCGGGCTATTTTGTGGGTTTTTTTGTTGGTACGTTTATCGCGTTGCCTATGATCCGCCGAGTCGGCCACATCCGAGTGTTTGCGCTTTGCGCTGCTGTTGCTTCAGTATCTGTGATGCTGCATCAATTGATAATTAACCCTTGGGTGTGGGTGGGGTTAAGAGTACTGACCGGTATCTCGCTGGTGATTTTATATACCGTAATCGAGAGCTGGCTCAATGCACAAACTCCAGCAAACCAGCGTGGAAAAGTATTTGCTGTCTACATGGTGGTTAACCTAGCAGCATTAACTTTGGCGCAGCAGTTGATGCGTTTTGATTCAGCAGAGTCTTATATTCTGTTTGCCTTGGCTTCAATGCTCGTTACTTTAAGTTTAGTACCGGTTGCATGGACTCGATTAACTCCTCCAGAGGTACAGACGGTTAAGCGATTACGTATTCCCTTCTTATGGCGAATTGCTCCCGTTGCGGTTGCCGCATCCTTGCTATCCGGGCTTGCCATGGGCGCTTTTTGGGGGATGGGGGCGGTATATGCTGGCAAAGTTGGGCTTGATGATGCCGGTATCGCAAGCTTTATGAGCGCTGGCATTCTTGGTGGTGCGTTGTTGCAGTATCCCTTAGGTCGTTACTCTGATAGCAGCGATCGGCGAAAAGTGATCGCCATTACCTGTGCTTTTGCAGCACTGGCCGCTTTATTGCTGATACCCGCTGGATTCAATAGTACGACTCTATTATTCGCTATCGCTCTATATGGTGGCTTGGCTTTTGCGATTTATCCTGTTGCTGTTGCGCACCTAATCGACCACTTAGATGGTCCGGATATCATTGCTGGTGGCAGTGCAGTTTTGCTACTTCATGGAATTGGAGCGGCCATTGGGCCTGCGTTAGCAGGACAGTTAATGACAGTAACCGGACCAAGCGCTTTACCAGTATATTTTTGCTTTATGCAGCTGCTGCTCGCAGGCTTTGCCATCTGGAAGATTAACGCTAGAAACGAAGATGAGTATGAACATCCTGCACAATTTGTTGCCATGGTGCGCACCACGCCAACTGCGCTGGAAATGTACCCCGATGAATCTGAAGCAGTATCGGAGGTCGATGATAGTCTATCTTCTCAAGCCAGAGAAAATGCGGCATGA
- a CDS encoding CvfB family protein, producing MAELGRYNTLTVIDELPQGIYLDDNEEGRLLLPRRQIPEGTKKGDSLNVFVYLDSDDRPIATLQRPRVQLHQAAALDVKEVNRTGAFLDWGLAKDLFVPFGEMNQRMEEGKTYVVYVYLDNTNRLIATAKLNRFIKDEAKATWPGAADPFEQGDKVNLLIAQRTDLGYKAVVNNEYWGLIHESQIRTAIRVGQRMDGYVRRVREEDHRLDLSLEPLGHVRIDPVADKIMKKLKDGNGSLGLNDKSPADLIELHFGVSKRAFKMAIGKLYKERQIVIEDNGIRLATAEEKVRSDLKPTPKTDGKKPAGNERNEKKTFSDKKPHPARSDRTTSELKAKDTKKSEVEKPKPEKPKTKKTVYKNPKAPGGKTLSLKK from the coding sequence ATGGCCGAACTCGGACGCTACAACACCCTCACAGTCATTGATGAACTTCCACAGGGCATATATCTCGACGACAATGAAGAAGGTCGCTTACTGCTGCCACGTCGCCAAATCCCTGAAGGCACTAAGAAAGGCGACAGCCTCAACGTCTTCGTCTATCTAGATTCTGACGACCGCCCAATTGCCACCTTGCAGCGCCCGCGTGTACAACTGCATCAAGCCGCTGCACTAGACGTTAAAGAAGTAAACCGTACCGGTGCTTTTTTAGATTGGGGCTTAGCTAAAGATTTATTTGTACCTTTTGGTGAAATGAATCAGCGCATGGAAGAAGGCAAAACCTATGTCGTTTATGTATATCTCGACAACACCAATCGCTTAATTGCTACGGCAAAACTAAATCGTTTTATCAAAGACGAAGCGAAAGCGACTTGGCCTGGTGCTGCTGATCCTTTCGAGCAAGGCGATAAAGTGAATTTACTCATCGCTCAACGCACCGACCTAGGCTACAAAGCCGTGGTGAATAACGAATACTGGGGCTTAATCCACGAAAGCCAAATTCGCACCGCCATTCGTGTTGGCCAGCGCATGGATGGTTATGTTCGCCGCGTACGCGAAGAAGATCATCGCCTCGACCTCTCTCTAGAGCCACTCGGCCATGTGCGTATTGATCCCGTTGCCGACAAAATCATGAAGAAATTAAAAGACGGTAATGGCAGTCTTGGATTAAACGATAAAAGCCCTGCCGATTTAATTGAATTACATTTTGGCGTGAGCAAGCGTGCATTCAAAATGGCGATTGGTAAGCTGTATAAAGAGCGTCAAATCGTGATCGAAGACAACGGTATTCGCTTAGCCACGGCTGAAGAGAAAGTACGATCAGATTTAAAACCGACTCCGAAAACAGATGGTAAAAAACCAGCCGGTAACGAGCGTAACGAAAAGAAAACCTTTAGTGATAAAAAGCCCCACCCTGCTCGCAGCGACAGAACGACGAGCGAGCTTAAGGCAAAAGACACTAAAAAATCAGAAGTAGAAAAACCGAAACCCGAAAAACCGAAGACAAAGAAAACGGTCTATAAAAATCCGAAAGCACCTGGCGGAAAAACGCTGTCATTAAAGAAATAA
- a CDS encoding SHOCT domain-containing protein yields MKPVIALALPLLCGLSLVHAENVVIRDVVSKEHCTLIKSDSCSSIKNDGVEVCEERHRQNALAEGGNTVVIKGTISSETRRPRVDGRYVIIEKTDMAADYYLCDDFVADDVAAEQENSSAPMRAMPVKSAVAPMVELSIEERLTTLEALNKKGLLTEEEYKAKRADILDDL; encoded by the coding sequence ATGAAACCAGTTATTGCACTCGCTTTACCTTTGCTTTGCGGCTTGTCGCTTGTTCATGCGGAAAATGTGGTTATCCGCGATGTTGTTAGCAAAGAGCACTGCACATTAATTAAGAGCGATTCCTGCTCGTCGATTAAAAACGACGGTGTGGAAGTATGCGAAGAACGTCATCGCCAAAATGCTTTGGCTGAGGGCGGAAATACCGTCGTGATCAAGGGGACTATATCCAGCGAAACGCGCCGCCCGCGGGTGGATGGTCGCTATGTCATTATTGAAAAAACAGATATGGCTGCAGATTATTATTTGTGTGATGACTTCGTGGCCGATGATGTAGCTGCCGAGCAAGAAAATTCTTCAGCTCCTATGCGTGCTATGCCGGTGAAGTCTGCTGTTGCGCCTATGGTAGAGCTTTCCATTGAAGAACGGTTAACCACGTTAGAAGCCTTAAACAAAAAGGGTTTGTTAACCGAAGAAGAATACAAAGCTAAGCGTGCAGATATATTGGACGACTTATAG
- a CDS encoding cache domain-containing protein, whose amino-acid sequence MNSIKSHFFSKRCVQVAFGVVLTACSMLSIAEEAPAKLHEILPDLEVWSTDQALIDAVRQQNSEGLTLATIQERDAVWRATSGVDDFMAELMSSAVAKHMLTLEQSKPYFVEFFLMDNQGANVAMTNKTSDYWQGDEEKFTESFKGGVGNTYMSDVKFDESSQAYLVQVSIPIMDGDKAIGAMTIGVNLDEL is encoded by the coding sequence ATGAATAGTATCAAGTCACATTTCTTTTCTAAGCGCTGCGTGCAAGTAGCATTTGGGGTAGTTTTAACAGCATGTTCAATGCTGTCTATCGCCGAAGAAGCTCCGGCAAAACTGCATGAAATCCTACCGGATTTAGAGGTTTGGAGTACTGATCAAGCTTTGATTGACGCCGTTCGTCAGCAAAACTCGGAAGGTTTGACGCTTGCAACCATTCAAGAACGCGATGCTGTGTGGCGTGCCACATCCGGTGTTGATGATTTCATGGCAGAGCTTATGTCGAGTGCTGTCGCAAAGCACATGCTGACACTAGAACAAAGTAAACCGTATTTTGTTGAGTTTTTCTTGATGGATAATCAAGGTGCCAATGTCGCCATGACGAATAAGACTTCTGATTATTGGCAGGGCGACGAGGAAAAATTTACTGAGTCATTTAAAGGTGGAGTAGGAAACACCTATATGAGTGACGTCAAATTTGACGAAAGTTCTCAAGCCTACCTCGTACAAGTTTCTATTCCTATTATGGATGGCGATAAAGCAATAGGAGCAATGACCATCGGAGTTAATTTAGACGAACTTTGA
- a CDS encoding DUF924 family protein, whose product MITSDDVLDFWFKESKPAQWFKKDPAFDQVIQQRFGDLHAKAARGELYEWRKSIEGRLAEVIVLDQFSRNIYRDSPQAFASDALALVLAQEAIAQGLDNNLPLTERKFLYMPYMHSESLVIHEEALRLFALPGLEDNLNYEHLHRDIIVKYGRYPHRNAILGRESTAEEIVFLQQPGSGF is encoded by the coding sequence ATGATTACCTCTGATGATGTGTTGGATTTTTGGTTTAAAGAAAGTAAACCTGCGCAGTGGTTCAAAAAAGATCCAGCCTTTGATCAGGTTATCCAACAACGTTTTGGAGATTTGCACGCAAAGGCCGCAAGGGGTGAATTGTATGAGTGGCGCAAGTCGATAGAAGGGCGCTTAGCAGAAGTGATCGTATTGGATCAATTTTCACGTAATATCTATCGAGACTCACCGCAAGCGTTTGCTAGCGATGCTTTGGCCTTAGTGCTAGCACAAGAAGCCATAGCGCAAGGATTGGACAACAACTTACCGTTGACTGAGCGTAAGTTTCTGTACATGCCATATATGCACAGCGAGTCTTTGGTTATACATGAAGAGGCCTTGCGATTATTTGCGCTGCCAGGACTAGAAGATAATCTAAATTATGAGCATCTCCACCGCGACATTATTGTTAAATATGGGCGTTATCCACATCGTAATGCGATTTTAGGGCGAGAGTCTACGGCTGAAGAAATAGTATTTTTACAACAGCCGGGTTCGGGTTTTTAA
- a CDS encoding VF530 family DNA-binding protein: MTDDINYKNNPLHGLSLKPLLTELVDHYGFEILFAYLNINCFKTNPSIESSVKFLKKTDWAREKVEAFYMYQYKSLPKASGAQFALPPRDRIVPSDQVPGEPAVLSLEDAERLREKREKKAAEFGGKGKGAGSRSGGYRRDGVSRGNSRPRTEGSEQGKPNKPQESSPAASDTSSGVDPWAKWK, translated from the coding sequence ATGACTGACGATATCAATTACAAAAACAACCCTTTGCATGGCCTTAGTTTAAAGCCCTTGCTAACGGAGCTAGTAGACCATTACGGCTTTGAGATTTTGTTTGCGTACTTGAACATCAACTGCTTTAAAACTAATCCGAGTATTGAATCGAGTGTGAAGTTTTTGAAGAAGACGGATTGGGCACGAGAGAAAGTAGAAGCCTTCTACATGTACCAGTACAAGAGCTTGCCTAAGGCCTCGGGCGCTCAGTTTGCGTTACCGCCGCGTGATCGTATTGTGCCATCTGATCAAGTGCCGGGTGAACCCGCAGTATTGAGCTTGGAAGATGCTGAGCGCTTGCGTGAAAAGCGCGAGAAAAAAGCAGCAGAGTTTGGCGGCAAAGGGAAAGGTGCTGGCAGCCGTAGTGGCGGGTATCGCCGTGACGGAGTTAGTCGTGGTAACTCTCGCCCTAGAACCGAAGGCTCGGAACAAGGTAAGCCAAATAAACCACAAGAATCATCGCCTGCTGCTTCAGACACAAGTTCAGGCGTTGATCCTTGGGCTAAATGGAAGTAA